One Pseudomonas entomophila genomic window carries:
- the gabT gene encoding 4-aminobutyrate--2-oxoglutarate transaminase — translation MSKTNESLMQRRIAAVPRGVGQIHPIFVDTAKNSTVIDVEGRELIDFAGGIAVLNTGHLHPKVVAAVQEQLTKVSHTCFQVLAYEPYVELCEKINARVPGDFAKKTLLVTTGSEAVENAVKIARAATGRAGVIAFTGGYHGRTMMTLGLTGKVVPYSAGMGLMPGGIFRALFPSELHGISVDDAIASVERIFKNDAEPRDIAAIILEPVQGEGGFLPAPKELMKRLRALCDQHGILLIADEVQTGAGRTGTFFAMEQMGVAPDLTTFAKSIAGGFPLAGVCGKAEYMDAIAPGGLGGTYAGSPIACAAALAVIEVFEEEKLLERSQAVGERLTAGLKQIQAKHPIIGDVRGLGSMIAVEVFEKGTHTPNAAAVAQVVAKARDKGLILLSCGTYGNVLRILVPLTAEDALLDKGLAIIEECFAELA, via the coding sequence ATGAGCAAGACCAACGAATCCCTGATGCAACGCCGTATCGCCGCCGTCCCACGTGGCGTCGGCCAGATCCACCCGATCTTCGTCGATACCGCGAAGAACTCGACGGTGATCGACGTTGAAGGCCGCGAACTGATCGACTTCGCCGGCGGCATCGCGGTACTGAACACCGGCCACCTGCACCCGAAAGTGGTCGCGGCCGTGCAAGAGCAGCTGACCAAGGTCAGCCACACCTGCTTCCAGGTACTGGCCTACGAGCCCTACGTCGAGCTGTGCGAAAAGATCAACGCCCGCGTGCCAGGCGACTTCGCCAAGAAGACCCTGCTGGTCACCACCGGCTCCGAAGCCGTCGAGAACGCCGTGAAGATCGCCCGTGCCGCCACCGGCCGCGCTGGCGTGATCGCCTTCACCGGCGGCTACCACGGCCGTACCATGATGACCCTGGGCCTGACCGGCAAGGTCGTGCCGTACTCCGCCGGCATGGGCCTGATGCCAGGCGGCATCTTCCGCGCCCTGTTCCCGAGCGAGCTGCACGGCATCAGCGTTGATGACGCCATCGCCTCGGTCGAGCGCATCTTCAAGAACGACGCCGAGCCGCGCGACATTGCCGCGATCATCCTCGAGCCGGTACAAGGCGAAGGCGGCTTCCTGCCAGCGCCGAAAGAGCTGATGAAGCGCCTGCGCGCCCTGTGCGACCAGCACGGCATCCTGCTGATCGCCGACGAAGTGCAGACTGGCGCAGGCCGTACCGGCACCTTCTTCGCCATGGAGCAGATGGGCGTCGCGCCTGACCTGACCACCTTCGCCAAGTCCATCGCTGGCGGCTTCCCGCTGGCCGGTGTGTGCGGCAAGGCCGAGTACATGGACGCCATCGCCCCAGGTGGCCTGGGTGGCACCTACGCCGGTTCGCCGATCGCCTGCGCCGCGGCCCTGGCCGTGATCGAAGTGTTCGAGGAAGAGAAGCTGCTGGAGCGTAGCCAGGCTGTTGGCGAGCGTCTGACCGCTGGCCTCAAGCAGATCCAGGCCAAGCACCCGATCATCGGCGATGTCCGTGGTCTGGGTTCGATGATCGCAGTGGAAGTCTTCGAGAAAGGCACCCACACCCCGAATGCCGCCGCCGTTGCACAGGTCGTGGCCAAGGCGCGCGACAAGGGCCTGATCCTGCTGTCCTGCGGTACCTACGGCAACGTCCTGCGGATCCTGGTGCCGCTGACCGCCGAAGACGCACTGCTGGACAAAGGCCTGGCAATCATCGAAGAGTGCTTCGCTGAACTGGCCTGA
- a CDS encoding response regulator has product MSAVDPVPPCVLIAEGDPWVRDMLSEMLLSVRCDARLQVCADGSQALSALSAKPDLIIAARELSGLDGLDLLRKVRGKGGQPGLPFILMSERTDSASVREALPLHPTAYLSKPLDLDNLRKRLESLLLEVGEQIACPVPPLQAGVKLPAFLEQRRATADGGPLFADVQVAIKRALNPQGLNLRVLEEEVRDDPQITGVLIAAANSAALHSESPVQTLLQALNKLGSTQSMNLILGLTLKRSARLSDPLLARYATHYWNLSLHTADYARTLARMVEVDEGLCYCAGLLHCLGDLAVLRTLQEWRLAGGELDEDQVELSLNEFGAPFGSALRTRWRLPLNLRELIASVYQLGGGVYSREILAMNLAGQLARLRPSAGLEKVASSKTARLLKLGLPELTRLRKVDPEALAREEAERQAAQEAADEAAATLIDPALAETPPEADEERPA; this is encoded by the coding sequence ATGAGCGCTGTCGATCCCGTCCCCCCTTGCGTGCTGATCGCCGAAGGCGATCCCTGGGTACGCGACATGCTCAGCGAAATGCTGCTCAGCGTGCGCTGCGACGCCCGCCTGCAGGTCTGTGCCGATGGTTCCCAGGCGCTGAGTGCATTGTCCGCCAAGCCTGACCTGATCATCGCGGCCCGTGAACTGTCCGGGCTCGATGGCCTCGACCTGCTGCGTAAAGTGCGTGGCAAGGGCGGCCAGCCTGGCCTGCCGTTCATCCTCATGAGTGAACGCACCGACAGTGCCAGTGTGCGTGAGGCGCTGCCACTGCACCCCACCGCCTATCTGAGCAAGCCGCTCGACCTGGATAACCTGCGCAAGCGCCTGGAAAGCCTGTTGTTGGAAGTGGGCGAGCAGATCGCCTGCCCAGTGCCGCCCCTGCAAGCCGGGGTCAAGTTGCCGGCGTTCCTCGAGCAACGCCGTGCCACGGCCGATGGCGGCCCGTTGTTCGCCGACGTGCAGGTGGCGATCAAGCGTGCCCTCAACCCCCAGGGCCTGAACCTGCGGGTGCTTGAGGAGGAGGTGCGTGACGACCCGCAGATCACCGGCGTGCTCATCGCCGCCGCCAACAGTGCCGCGCTGCACAGCGAGTCGCCGGTACAGACCCTGCTGCAGGCGCTGAACAAGCTCGGCAGCACCCAGAGCATGAACCTTATCCTTGGCCTTACGCTCAAGCGCAGCGCGCGCTTGAGCGATCCGCTGCTGGCCCGCTACGCCACGCACTACTGGAACCTTTCCCTGCACACCGCGGATTACGCCCGCACCCTGGCACGCATGGTCGAGGTGGACGAGGGCCTTTGCTACTGCGCTGGCCTGTTGCATTGCCTGGGCGACCTGGCCGTTCTGCGTACCCTGCAGGAGTGGCGCCTGGCCGGCGGCGAGCTGGACGAGGACCAGGTGGAACTGTCGCTCAACGAGTTCGGTGCCCCGTTCGGTTCGGCGCTGCGCACCCGCTGGCGCCTGCCGCTGAACCTGCGCGAGCTGATCGCCTCGGTGTATCAGCTGGGAGGTGGTGTGTACTCCCGCGAGATCCTGGCCATGAACCTGGCTGGGCAACTGGCACGGTTGAGGCCCAGCGCAGGGCTGGAGAAGGTCGCCAGCAGCAAGACGGCGCGGTTGCTCAAGCTTGGGTTGCCGGAGCTGACGCGGCTGCGCAAGGTGGACCCGGAGGCGTTGGCGCGCGAGGAGGCCGAGCGCCAGGCGGCACAGGAGGCCGCCGACGAAGCGGCAGCCACCTTGATCGATCCGGCACTGGCAGAAACCCCGCCCGAAGCAGACGAGGAGCGTCCGGCCTGA
- a CDS encoding GGDEF domain-containing protein, with protein MAKELPPTHTGTPRPEAAQTLLALLHAQGEVARLSEREQLYSSLLDSVNAVLWAFDWETRQVLYVSPAYERIFGRPASLVLADYNEWRDAIYPDDLEYAERSLAQVLVKGTVENREYRILNAAGEVRWISDKCYINQTREGDQRVIIVGIAEDITEKKRLESELQRLATTDVLTQSSNRRHFFDCAQQAFDSAREDGTPLAFLLLDIDDFKQINDSYGHQEGDQVLQRIADAGKAVLRRGDQFGRIGGEEFAAVFPGCTAQMAEQIAERLQREIQRLSFNHGEQTYGVTVSQGLTGLTDEDETLDSLFARADAAMYRAKRQGKNQIVKG; from the coding sequence ATGGCCAAAGAACTCCCACCCACGCACACCGGCACACCCCGCCCCGAAGCCGCACAGACCCTGCTGGCCCTGCTCCACGCCCAGGGTGAAGTGGCACGCCTGAGCGAACGCGAGCAGCTGTACAGCTCTCTGCTCGACAGCGTCAACGCGGTGCTGTGGGCGTTCGACTGGGAGACACGCCAGGTGCTCTACGTCAGCCCTGCCTACGAGCGCATCTTTGGTCGCCCGGCCAGCCTGGTGCTCGCCGACTACAACGAGTGGCGCGACGCGATCTACCCGGACGACCTCGAGTACGCCGAACGCAGCCTTGCCCAGGTACTGGTCAAAGGTACCGTGGAAAACCGCGAGTACCGCATCCTCAACGCCGCCGGCGAAGTACGCTGGATCAGTGACAAGTGCTACATCAATCAAACACGCGAGGGTGACCAGCGGGTGATCATCGTGGGTATCGCCGAGGACATCACCGAGAAGAAGCGGCTCGAAAGCGAGCTGCAGCGCCTGGCCACTACCGATGTACTGACCCAAAGCAGCAACCGCCGGCACTTCTTCGACTGCGCCCAGCAAGCCTTCGACAGCGCCCGTGAGGACGGCACGCCGCTGGCTTTCCTGCTGCTGGATATCGACGACTTCAAGCAGATCAACGACAGCTACGGCCACCAGGAAGGCGACCAGGTGCTGCAACGCATCGCCGACGCCGGCAAGGCCGTGCTGCGGCGTGGCGACCAGTTCGGGCGTATTGGTGGCGAGGAGTTTGCGGCGGTGTTCCCCGGCTGCACGGCACAGATGGCCGAGCAGATCGCTGAGCGCCTGCAACGGGAGATCCAGCGCCTGAGTTTCAACCATGGCGAGCAGACCTACGGCGTAACCGTGAGTCAGGGCTTGACCGGGCTCACCGACGAGGACGAGACGCTGGATAGCCTGTTCGCTCGAGCGGATGCAGCCATGTACCGGGCCAAGCGCCAGGGCAAGAACCAGATCGTGAAAGGCTGA
- the desA gene encoding delta-9 fatty acid desaturase DesA, whose protein sequence is MWYYGLLDLSAWQLVAVTLLMTHLTIVSVTIYLHRYSAHRALELNAGLKHFFRFWLWLTTAQNTREWTAIHRKHHAKCETPDDPHSPVHKGLGTVLRKGAELYREEARNEETLRIYGKNCPDDWIERNLYTRYKLGGIALMAVIDLLLFGTIGITIWAIQMMWIPFWAAGVVNGLGHAVGYRNFECRDAATNLVPWGIIIGGEELHNNHHTYPNSAKLSVRRWEFDMGWMWIRLLSLLRLAKVQRVAPIAHRVEGKASLDMDTAMAILNNRFQIMAQYRKLVIAPLVKQELDKVDASVRHRFRRAKRLLSRETSLLQDRHHVRIESMLAHSQALKTIYEKRLALQQIWARTSANGHDMLAAMKEWVHEAEASGIHSLRDFAAQLKTYSLRPATA, encoded by the coding sequence ATGTGGTACTACGGTCTGCTCGACTTGTCGGCCTGGCAACTGGTCGCGGTCACCTTGCTGATGACTCACCTGACCATCGTCAGCGTCACCATCTACCTGCACCGCTACTCGGCCCACCGGGCCCTGGAGCTGAACGCGGGCCTCAAGCATTTCTTCCGTTTCTGGTTGTGGCTCACCACCGCGCAGAACACCCGCGAGTGGACCGCCATCCACCGCAAGCACCACGCCAAGTGCGAAACCCCGGACGACCCGCACAGCCCGGTACACAAAGGGCTGGGCACGGTGCTGCGCAAGGGCGCGGAGCTGTACCGCGAAGAAGCACGCAACGAAGAGACGTTGCGCATCTACGGCAAGAACTGCCCCGATGACTGGATCGAGCGCAACCTCTACACCCGCTACAAGCTCGGTGGCATCGCCCTGATGGCGGTCATCGACCTGCTGCTGTTCGGCACCATCGGCATCACCATCTGGGCCATCCAGATGATGTGGATTCCGTTCTGGGCCGCTGGCGTGGTCAACGGCCTGGGTCACGCAGTGGGCTATCGCAACTTCGAATGCCGCGACGCGGCCACCAACCTGGTGCCCTGGGGCATCATCATTGGCGGCGAGGAGTTGCACAACAACCACCACACCTACCCCAACTCGGCAAAGCTCTCGGTGCGCCGCTGGGAATTCGACATGGGCTGGATGTGGATCCGCCTGCTGAGCCTGCTGCGTCTGGCCAAGGTGCAGCGGGTCGCGCCCATCGCCCACCGGGTCGAGGGCAAGGCCTCGCTGGACATGGACACCGCCATGGCCATCCTCAACAACCGCTTCCAGATCATGGCCCAGTACCGCAAGCTGGTGATTGCCCCGCTGGTGAAGCAGGAACTGGACAAGGTCGACGCTTCGGTACGCCACCGTTTCCGCCGCGCCAAGCGCCTGCTCTCGCGCGAAACCAGCCTGCTGCAAGACCGCCATCACGTACGCATCGAATCGATGCTCGCCCACAGCCAGGCCCTCAAGACCATCTACGAAAAACGCCTGGCGCTGCAGCAGATCTGGGCCCGCACAAGTGCCAACGGTCACGATATGCTCGCCGCCATGAAGGAGTGGGTGCACGAGGCGGAAGCCAGCGGTATCCATTCCCTGCGCGACTTCGCCGCACAACTCAAAACCTACTCGTTACGCCCCGCCACGGCCTGA
- the dibA gene encoding phosphodiesterase DibA — translation MSVSVRDALRMAGLYVVLSILWLALSELVLHGMTEDPLALTVGRQINVVVWVLLSALLIFVSRARLLNFIGVGARLRSEDRERLRMAAAVFDSTLEGVLVTDRNGLIVHVNRAFMRITGYQQDEVVGQRPSKFKSGRHGAPFYQQIYAALAEKGEWSGEIWNRRKSGEIYPQWQTICAIRDDSGELSHYVAVFSDISAIKHTEEELAYLAHHDPLTGLPNRLLFNDRVEQALASAQANKRGCALLLLDLDHFQSINDGLGHTIGDQLLKLVGERLREVLGNGVTLARLGGDEFGLLAENCQQVGLAGKLAQTIIERLKEPFSFEGNRLFISASIGISLFPSDALSAEQLLRNADSALFKAKGNGRACYALYTEELTAHAQQRVETAGELRRALEQQELRVFFQPVHDLFTSRMIGVETLVRWQHPTRGLVPPGEFIPIAERTGLIAEIDAWVLGQACRQMVQWQTEGRVLEFVAVNISSRLFNQRELYRQVADVLHDTGLNPALLELEVTESAVMEDPEVALEQMHRLRELGLSLAIDDFGTGYSSLLRLKRLPVQKLKIDQGFVAGLPHDDDDIAIVRVIIALARSMGMQVHAEGIEQAEQARFLLEQQCQMGQGYWFGRPVPAQELRWV, via the coding sequence ATGTCTGTTTCCGTTCGCGACGCCTTGCGCATGGCCGGGCTCTATGTGGTGCTTTCGATTCTCTGGCTGGCGCTGTCCGAGCTGGTCCTGCATGGCATGACGGAGGACCCGTTGGCGCTGACCGTGGGGCGGCAGATCAACGTCGTGGTCTGGGTACTGCTCAGTGCCCTGCTGATCTTCGTCTCGCGCGCCCGTCTGCTGAATTTCATCGGTGTCGGCGCCCGCCTGCGCAGCGAGGACCGCGAACGCTTGCGCATGGCCGCCGCGGTGTTCGACAGCACCCTGGAGGGCGTGCTGGTGACGGATCGCAACGGCCTGATCGTGCACGTCAACCGGGCGTTCATGCGCATCACCGGGTACCAGCAGGACGAGGTGGTCGGCCAGCGGCCGAGCAAGTTCAAGTCGGGCCGCCATGGCGCGCCGTTCTACCAGCAGATCTACGCCGCGCTGGCGGAAAAGGGCGAGTGGAGCGGGGAAATCTGGAACCGTCGCAAAAGTGGCGAGATCTACCCGCAATGGCAGACGATCTGCGCCATTCGCGACGACAGCGGCGAGCTCAGCCACTATGTAGCGGTGTTCAGCGATATCAGTGCGATCAAGCACACGGAGGAGGAACTGGCCTACCTCGCCCACCACGACCCGCTCACCGGTTTGCCCAACCGCCTGCTGTTCAACGACCGCGTCGAGCAGGCCCTGGCCTCGGCCCAGGCCAACAAGCGTGGCTGCGCCCTGCTGCTGCTCGACCTGGACCACTTCCAGAGCATCAACGATGGCCTTGGCCATACCATCGGCGACCAGTTGCTCAAGCTGGTCGGCGAACGCTTGCGTGAGGTGCTTGGCAACGGCGTGACCCTGGCCCGCCTGGGCGGTGACGAGTTCGGGCTGCTGGCGGAGAACTGCCAGCAAGTCGGCCTGGCCGGCAAGCTGGCGCAGACCATCATCGAGCGGCTGAAAGAACCGTTCAGCTTCGAGGGCAACCGGCTGTTCATCAGTGCCAGCATTGGCATCAGCCTGTTCCCCAGCGACGCGCTGAGTGCCGAGCAATTGCTGCGCAATGCCGACTCGGCGCTGTTCAAGGCCAAGGGCAATGGCCGGGCCTGCTACGCGCTGTACACCGAAGAGCTCACCGCCCATGCCCAGCAGCGGGTCGAGACCGCCGGCGAGTTGCGCCGGGCGCTGGAGCAGCAAGAGCTGCGGGTGTTCTTCCAGCCGGTGCATGACTTGTTCACCTCGAGGATGATCGGGGTGGAGACGCTGGTACGCTGGCAGCACCCCACGCGTGGGCTGGTCCCGCCTGGGGAGTTCATCCCCATCGCCGAGCGCACCGGGCTGATCGCCGAGATCGATGCCTGGGTGCTGGGGCAGGCCTGTCGGCAGATGGTGCAGTGGCAGACCGAGGGGCGAGTGCTGGAGTTCGTCGCGGTGAACATCTCCAGCCGGCTGTTCAACCAGCGCGAGTTGTACCGGCAGGTGGCCGATGTGTTGCACGACACCGGCCTGAATCCGGCCCTGCTGGAACTCGAGGTCACCGAGAGCGCGGTGATGGAGGACCCGGAGGTGGCGCTGGAGCAGATGCACCGGTTGCGTGAGCTCGGGCTGAGCCTGGCCATCGATGACTTCGGTACGGGCTACTCCTCGCTGCTGCGGCTCAAGCGCTTGCCGGTGCAGAAACTGAAGATCGACCAGGGCTTCGTTGCCGGCTTGCCCCATGACGACGATGACATCGCCATCGTGCGGGTGATCATTGCCCTGGCGCGCAGCATGGGCATGCAGGTGCACGCCGAGGGGATCGAACAGGCCGAGCAGGCGCGCTTCCTGTTGGAGCAGCAGTGCCAGATGGGGCAGGGGTACTGGTTTGGCAGGCCGGTGCCGGCTCAGGAATTGCGCTGGGTGTAG
- a CDS encoding methionine ABC transporter permease yields MWIDRLLQGLLDTLLMVGVSSLVALLVGVPMAVLLVTSDKGGIFEAPALNRVLGAIVNLFRSIPFLILMVALIPFTRLVVGTTYGVWAAVVPLTIAATPFFARIAEVSLREVDHGLIEAAQAMGCRRWHIVWHVLLPEALPGIVGGFTITLVTLINSSAMAGAIGAGGLGDIAYRYGYQRFDSQIMLTVIVMLVALVAVIQLGGDRLAKGLNKR; encoded by the coding sequence ATGTGGATTGATCGCTTGCTGCAAGGCCTGCTCGACACCTTGCTGATGGTCGGCGTGTCGTCGCTGGTCGCGCTGCTTGTCGGCGTGCCGATGGCGGTGCTGCTGGTCACCAGCGACAAGGGCGGGATCTTCGAGGCGCCGGCGCTGAACCGGGTGCTGGGCGCCATCGTCAACCTGTTCCGCTCGATCCCGTTCCTGATCCTGATGGTCGCGCTGATCCCCTTCACCCGCCTGGTGGTCGGCACCACCTATGGCGTGTGGGCGGCGGTGGTGCCGTTGACCATCGCGGCGACGCCGTTCTTCGCGCGGATTGCCGAGGTGAGCCTGCGCGAGGTCGACCATGGCCTGATCGAAGCGGCACAGGCCATGGGCTGCCGGCGCTGGCACATCGTCTGGCATGTGCTGCTGCCCGAGGCGCTGCCGGGAATCGTCGGTGGGTTCACCATCACCCTGGTGACGCTGATCAACTCGTCGGCCATGGCTGGCGCGATCGGTGCCGGGGGGTTGGGAGACATCGCCTATCGGTATGGGTACCAGCGCTTCGACAGCCAAATCATGCTGACCGTGATCGTGATGCTGGTGGCGTTGGTGGCGGTGATCCAGCTGGGCGGGGATCGCCTGGCGAAAGGGTTGAACAAGCGTTGA
- a CDS encoding methionine ABC transporter ATP-binding protein: MAQASALRAPVPPAAPHKATEQALRPDVNQAHVRFIGLGKTYPGQAQPALHGIDLNIRRGEIFGIIGRSGAGKSSLLRTINRLEQPSQGRVLIDQVDIAPFDEDHLVALRRRIGMIFQHFNLMSAKTVWQNVELPLKVAGVAKAERQRKVRELLDLVGLSEKHHVYPAQLSGGQKQRVGIARALVHDPEILLCDEATSALDPETTASILELLRDINRRLGLTVVLITHEMAVIRDICHRVVVLERGEVVEQGEVWQVFGAPRHEVTRTLLAPLQTRLPEALQAGLRASPASRDAAVVLRLNLLGEPELSTLFADLGGRVRLLQGGIETIGEHALGQLILSVRGSPLDTRQLLERARRWAADVEVLGHVD, from the coding sequence ATGGCCCAGGCCAGCGCCCTCAGGGCGCCCGTCCCGCCCGCCGCACCGCACAAGGCCACGGAGCAGGCCCTGCGCCCGGACGTGAACCAGGCCCACGTGCGCTTCATCGGCCTGGGCAAGACCTACCCGGGCCAGGCCCAGCCGGCGTTGCACGGCATCGACCTGAACATTCGCCGCGGCGAGATCTTCGGCATCATCGGCCGCAGCGGCGCCGGCAAGTCGTCACTGCTGCGCACCATCAACCGCCTGGAGCAACCCAGCCAGGGCCGGGTGCTGATCGACCAGGTGGATATCGCGCCGTTCGACGAAGACCACTTGGTGGCCCTGCGTCGGCGCATCGGCATGATCTTCCAGCACTTCAACCTGATGTCGGCCAAGACCGTGTGGCAGAACGTCGAGCTGCCGCTGAAGGTGGCCGGGGTGGCGAAGGCCGAGCGCCAGCGCAAGGTGCGCGAGCTGCTGGATCTGGTGGGTCTTTCGGAAAAGCATCATGTGTACCCCGCGCAACTGTCGGGCGGGCAGAAACAGCGCGTCGGCATCGCCCGGGCGCTGGTGCACGACCCCGAGATCCTGTTGTGCGACGAGGCCACTTCGGCGCTGGACCCGGAAACCACCGCCTCGATCCTTGAGCTGCTGCGCGACATCAACCGGCGCCTGGGCCTGACCGTGGTGCTGATCACCCATGAAATGGCAGTGATCCGCGATATCTGCCACCGTGTGGTGGTGCTGGAGCGTGGCGAGGTGGTCGAGCAGGGCGAGGTCTGGCAGGTGTTTGGCGCACCGCGCCATGAGGTCACCCGCACGCTGCTGGCACCCTTGCAGACACGACTCCCCGAAGCATTGCAGGCCGGCCTGCGCGCCAGCCCAGCCAGCCGCGACGCGGCCGTGGTGCTCAGGCTCAATCTGCTGGGCGAGCCAGAGTTGAGCACCCTGTTCGCTGACCTGGGTGGGCGGGTGCGCCTGCTGCAGGGCGGCATCGAGACCATCGGCGAGCATGCCCTGGGGCAACTGATCCTGTCCGTGCGCGGCTCGCCGCTGGACACCCGTCAATTGTTGGAGCGCGCCCGTCGCTGGGCTGCGGACGTGGAGGTGCTTGGCCATGTGGATTGA
- a CDS encoding MetQ/NlpA family ABC transporter substrate-binding protein gives MLEKLFRPVAAIALGLGLSAAAFAAEPLKIGTTAAFAIPLEAAVAEAHKQGLEVKLIEFSDWIAPNVSLNSGDIDVNYFQHIPFLENAKAAAGFNLVPYAPGIINNVGLYSKKYKSFAELPEGASVAIANDPINSGRGLQLLAKAGLITLKPGVGYKATEDDIVANPKKIKILQVEAVQLVRAYDDADLVQGYPAYIRLANSFDATSALLFDGLENKEYVIQFVIRPQEKDDPRLAKFVDIYQHSPAVRAALDKAHGKLYQAGWEG, from the coding sequence ATGCTTGAGAAACTGTTCCGGCCCGTCGCGGCCATCGCCCTGGGCCTCGGCCTGTCCGCCGCCGCGTTCGCCGCCGAACCACTGAAGATCGGCACCACCGCAGCCTTCGCCATCCCACTGGAAGCGGCCGTGGCAGAGGCCCACAAACAAGGCCTGGAAGTGAAGCTGATCGAGTTCAGCGACTGGATCGCACCGAACGTCAGCCTCAACAGCGGCGACATCGACGTGAACTACTTCCAGCACATCCCGTTCCTGGAAAACGCCAAGGCCGCCGCTGGTTTCAACCTGGTGCCCTACGCGCCGGGGATCATCAACAACGTCGGCCTCTACTCGAAGAAATACAAAAGCTTCGCCGAGCTGCCCGAGGGCGCCAGCGTGGCCATCGCCAACGACCCGATCAACAGCGGCCGCGGTTTGCAGTTGCTGGCCAAGGCCGGGCTGATCACCCTCAAGCCGGGCGTCGGTTACAAGGCCACCGAGGACGACATCGTCGCCAACCCGAAGAAGATCAAGATTCTCCAGGTTGAAGCGGTGCAACTGGTGCGCGCCTATGACGACGCCGACCTGGTCCAGGGCTACCCGGCCTATATCCGCCTGGCCAACAGCTTCGACGCCACCTCGGCGCTGCTGTTCGACGGCTTGGAGAACAAGGAATACGTGATCCAGTTCGTGATCCGTCCGCAGGAGAAGGACGACCCACGCCTGGCCAAGTTCGTCGACATCTACCAGCACTCGCCCGCCGTGCGCGCCGCCCTGGACAAAGCCCACGGCAAGCTCTACCAGGCCGGATGGGAAGGCTGA
- a CDS encoding LLM class flavin-dependent oxidoreductase — MARQILLNAFNMNCIGHINHGLWTHPRDTSTQYKTLEYWTDLARLLERGLFDGLFIADIVGTYDVYGQSVDVPLKEAIQLPVNDPLLLVSAMAAVTKHLGFGLTANLTYEAPYLFARRLSTLDHLSNGRVGWNIVTGYLDSAARAMGLEQQPEHDRRYDQADEYLQVLYKLLEGSWDDDAVVADREQRVYARPDKVRKVEHHGEFYKVEGYHLCEPSPQRTPVLFQAGSSARGLAFAGNHAECVFISGQDKPSTRAQVDKVRAAAKAAGRDPQAVKVFMGLTVIVAPTEEQARAKHAEYLRHASAEAGVAHFASSTGIDFSRYELDEPIGFAKGNAIQSATRQLQDSAWTRRRLLEQHALGGRYVTLVGAPEQVAEQLIAWIDETGLDGFNLARTVTPESYEDFIDLVIPELQRRGRYKTAYTDGSLRQKLFATPHAHLPADHPGAAYRNPHVPAPTGALHHA, encoded by the coding sequence ATGGCCCGCCAGATCCTGCTCAATGCCTTCAACATGAACTGCATCGGGCACATCAACCATGGCCTGTGGACCCACCCACGGGACACCTCGACCCAGTACAAGACCCTGGAATACTGGACCGACCTCGCCCGCCTGCTGGAGCGCGGGCTGTTCGACGGCCTGTTCATCGCCGACATCGTCGGCACCTACGACGTCTACGGGCAGTCGGTGGACGTGCCACTGAAGGAGGCCATCCAACTGCCGGTCAACGACCCGCTGCTGCTGGTCTCGGCCATGGCCGCAGTGACGAAACACCTGGGCTTCGGCCTCACCGCCAACCTGACCTACGAGGCGCCCTACCTGTTCGCCCGGCGCCTCTCCACCCTCGACCACCTGAGCAACGGCCGGGTCGGCTGGAACATCGTCACCGGCTACCTCGACAGTGCCGCCCGGGCCATGGGCCTGGAGCAACAGCCCGAGCATGACCGCCGCTACGACCAGGCCGACGAGTACCTGCAGGTGCTGTACAAGCTGCTCGAAGGCAGCTGGGACGACGACGCCGTGGTCGCCGACCGCGAACAGCGCGTGTATGCGCGCCCGGACAAGGTGCGCAAGGTCGAGCACCACGGCGAGTTCTACAAGGTCGAGGGCTACCACCTGTGCGAACCCTCACCCCAGCGCACACCGGTATTGTTCCAGGCGGGCAGTTCGGCGCGCGGCCTGGCGTTCGCCGGCAACCATGCCGAATGCGTGTTCATCAGCGGCCAGGACAAGCCGTCCACCCGCGCCCAGGTCGACAAGGTGCGCGCGGCGGCCAAGGCGGCCGGGCGCGATCCCCAGGCGGTGAAGGTGTTCATGGGCCTCACCGTGATCGTCGCCCCGACCGAGGAGCAGGCCCGTGCCAAGCACGCCGAGTACCTGCGCCACGCCAGCGCCGAGGCGGGCGTGGCGCACTTCGCCAGCTCCACCGGTATCGACTTCTCGCGCTATGAACTGGACGAACCCATCGGCTTCGCCAAGGGCAACGCCATCCAGTCCGCCACCCGCCAGTTGCAGGACAGCGCCTGGACCCGCCGCCGCCTGCTCGAGCAGCACGCACTTGGCGGGCGCTACGTGACCCTGGTCGGCGCCCCGGAGCAAGTGGCCGAGCAACTGATCGCCTGGATCGACGAAACCGGCCTGGACGGCTTCAACCTGGCGCGCACCGTCACCCCGGAGAGCTACGAGGACTTCATCGACCTGGTGATCCCCGAACTGCAACGCCGCGGCCGCTACAAGACCGCCTACACAGACGGCAGCCTGCGCCAGAAGCTGTTCGCCACCCCCCACGCCCACCTGCCCGCCGACCACCCCGGCGCCGCCTACCGCAACCCACATGTCCCTGCCCCGACTGGAGCCCTGCACCATGCTTGA